In Mycolicibacterium alvei, a single window of DNA contains:
- a CDS encoding acyl-CoA dehydrogenase family protein, which produces MTSVENVTHIQPGTPDWDDLLASIASGAKDRDLNDENPFDQVAALKRTGFGSLRLPETLGGSGFTVPQLFSAVIDVAKADPIVAHIFRTHFWFTEERLRIADHPVSRHWLGKIAAGKIFGNAFSEKGSLAVGSLVFNTRLRADPAGSGFLLAGEKYYSTGTLFSDYLTVTATTDHDSVANVLVPTDRDGVRLVDDWDGFGQRRTGTGTTTFTNVAVAADEILSDTPYDAEPVPTVQYASLQLFIHAVVAGILANVVDDGVALLRSRERNFSHAVTERPTNDPLLQRQLGVLASTAYVARAAVLDAATAIGAATDSAVDGVPDARLAAEAQLKVAKVKVHLDDVALEAATRLLELGGASAASRQRNLDRHWRNIRTITLHNPVAYKARVIGQNLLHGTPVPSNAYF; this is translated from the coding sequence ATGACCTCCGTCGAGAACGTGACCCACATCCAGCCCGGGACCCCGGACTGGGATGACCTGCTGGCCTCGATCGCCTCAGGCGCCAAGGACCGTGACCTGAACGACGAGAACCCTTTCGATCAGGTCGCGGCGCTCAAGCGCACCGGGTTCGGCTCCCTGCGCCTGCCCGAGACCCTGGGCGGCTCCGGATTCACTGTGCCGCAGCTGTTCTCCGCGGTGATCGACGTGGCCAAAGCCGATCCCATTGTGGCCCACATCTTCCGGACCCACTTCTGGTTCACCGAGGAGCGGCTGCGCATTGCCGATCATCCGGTGTCCAGGCACTGGCTGGGCAAGATCGCAGCGGGAAAGATCTTCGGTAACGCGTTCAGCGAGAAGGGCTCATTGGCCGTGGGCAGCCTGGTGTTCAACACCCGGCTGCGGGCCGATCCAGCCGGGTCGGGGTTCCTCCTCGCCGGCGAGAAGTACTACAGCACCGGCACCCTGTTCTCGGACTATCTGACGGTCACCGCCACCACCGATCATGACTCGGTGGCCAACGTCCTGGTCCCCACCGACCGTGATGGAGTGCGGCTCGTCGATGACTGGGACGGATTCGGCCAGCGCCGCACCGGGACCGGTACCACGACGTTCACGAACGTCGCGGTCGCCGCCGACGAGATCCTGTCCGACACCCCGTACGACGCCGAACCGGTGCCGACCGTGCAGTACGCCTCGCTGCAGTTGTTCATCCACGCGGTGGTCGCGGGCATCCTGGCCAATGTGGTCGACGACGGAGTGGCGCTGCTGCGCTCCCGCGAACGCAACTTCAGCCATGCCGTCACCGAGCGGCCCACCAATGATCCGCTGCTCCAACGCCAACTCGGGGTCCTGGCCAGCACGGCCTATGTGGCCCGGGCCGCGGTTCTCGATGCGGCGACGGCGATCGGTGCCGCCACGGACTCTGCCGTCGACGGGGTGCCCGATGCGCGGCTCGCGGCGGAAGCCCAACTCAAGGTAGCCAAGGTCAAGGTGCACCTGGACGACGTCGCCCTCGAGGCCGCTACCCGGCTGCTGGAACTCGGCGGGGCCAGTGCAGCCTCCCGGCAGCGCAATCTGGACCGGCACTGGCGCAACATCCGCACCATCACCCTGCACAACCCGGTGGCCTACAAAGCACGGGTGATCGGCCAGAACTTGTTGCACGGCACGCCCGTTCCGTCCAACGCCTACTTCTGA
- a CDS encoding TetR/AcrR family transcriptional regulator translates to MLKATPRSRKGLQTRERLLGAAISEFKRDGMAAADTAAIASAAGVAHGTFFFHFPTKEHVLVELEQREEARMAAGLIRFFATPHDVRATLTESVRMLEKLERRLGRPLFKDFLALHFSTTRPPTEEWAHHPVLVALVEELQRARDAGEIPDEVDVLHNGASFFAGLYALLITIPDTPDVRVQVINEYLTTYLYGMRVKGLGSG, encoded by the coding sequence GTGCTCAAGGCCACCCCCCGCAGCCGCAAGGGCTTGCAGACACGGGAGCGCTTGCTGGGCGCAGCGATCTCCGAGTTCAAACGCGACGGCATGGCCGCAGCCGATACGGCCGCGATCGCGTCGGCCGCGGGTGTCGCCCACGGCACCTTCTTCTTCCACTTCCCCACCAAGGAACACGTCCTGGTGGAGCTGGAACAGCGCGAGGAGGCGCGGATGGCCGCCGGGCTCATCCGATTCTTCGCCACACCGCACGATGTCCGTGCCACCCTCACCGAATCCGTACGCATGCTGGAAAAGTTGGAGCGGCGTCTGGGCCGCCCATTGTTCAAAGATTTTCTGGCGCTTCATTTCTCCACGACCCGCCCGCCCACGGAGGAATGGGCACACCATCCTGTGCTGGTGGCATTGGTCGAGGAACTCCAGCGCGCCAGGGACGCCGGCGAGATCCCAGATGAGGTAGACGTGCTGCACAATGGCGCATCGTTTTTCGCCGGGCTCTACGCACTGTTGATCACCATTCCCGACACCCCTGACGTGCGGGTCCAGGTGATCAACGAATACCTGACCACCTATCTCTACGGTATGCGGGTGAAGGGTTTGGGTTCGGGCTGA
- a CDS encoding cytochrome c oxidase subunit 3, with translation MWVMVLGDLVIFGGYFIVFMIYRTMHPEEFLRAQQHLDIDIGVVNTVILLTSSWLVARAVLAARAGRHEAAIRLTYAGAVGGLMFMACKGYEWIVKIQNGHTNSEMFYSFYYVLTGVHLIHVLIGLIALGVIVRELQNPSRRRASVVEASAVYWHMVDLLWVIIFGLLYVVR, from the coding sequence ATGTGGGTGATGGTGCTCGGTGACCTGGTCATCTTCGGTGGCTACTTCATCGTCTTCATGATCTACCGGACCATGCATCCCGAAGAATTCCTGCGTGCTCAACAGCATCTCGACATCGACATCGGTGTCGTCAATACGGTGATCCTGCTGACCAGTTCCTGGCTGGTGGCCCGGGCGGTGCTGGCCGCCAGGGCCGGCCGTCACGAAGCGGCGATCCGGCTGACCTACGCCGGCGCTGTCGGCGGTCTGATGTTCATGGCCTGCAAGGGTTATGAATGGATCGTCAAGATCCAGAACGGGCACACCAATTCCGAGATGTTCTACTCGTTCTACTACGTGTTGACCGGTGTGCACCTGATTCACGTGCTGATCGGGCTCATCGCGTTGGGCGTGATCGTGCGGGAGCTGCAGAATCCATCCAGACGCCGCGCGTCGGTCGTGGAGGCGAGCGCGGTGTACTGGCATATGGTCGACCTGCTCTGGGTGATCATCTTCGGCCTGCTGTACGTGGTGAGGTGA
- a CDS encoding cytochrome C oxidase subunit IV family protein — translation MTDKAVTQTWLLLVVITVGSWWLAPAQYSETLRASVPITALVLVLTLIKSRLIIRQFMEVRTAPRWLKLATDGWLVVLFGAIFAIYLS, via the coding sequence ATGACCGACAAGGCTGTGACTCAGACGTGGCTGCTGCTGGTCGTCATCACCGTCGGATCGTGGTGGTTGGCGCCTGCGCAGTATTCAGAGACGTTGCGGGCCAGCGTGCCGATCACCGCGCTGGTGCTCGTGCTGACGCTGATCAAGTCCCGGTTGATCATCCGGCAGTTCATGGAGGTCCGGACCGCGCCACGGTGGCTCAAGCTCGCCACGGACGGCTGGCTGGTGGTGCTGTTCGGGGCGATTTTCGCCATCTATCTGAGCTGA
- a CDS encoding alpha/beta fold hydrolase encodes MTMNAKRRRVHDKLAALPGVRAVRRPVSPGSDEQFDLFYVRAGRKSAHPVVIIPGGPGMASIQPYRSLRRRATAAGCDVIMIEHRGVGMSRHTDVGADLPPEAITVEQVVDDIAAVLDDAGAHDAVLYGTSYGSYIAAGFGVRHPGRVCAMVLDSPLLSTADIEDMRRAVRGLLWEGTDPETVTLAPKVRRLVADGALATRGGELAGLLYGFGGAALLDRQLELLLRGRTVVWSALNRLSRMSTRKAPYRNEVDLVGRIAFRELNYAGVPDGLPLDPALEMADMIGSAKFFEPFEAEPFDLPAELPNFRWPTVVLSGGRDLTTPPVVAERIAALVPEAVLVRMPTVVHSVVDTRERAALAVIRAVRDGVAEQLSATAAELDALPARPVIRVAVSAVAAATIVEAAMPAGRTRGRPT; translated from the coding sequence ATGACGATGAACGCCAAGCGCAGGCGGGTGCACGACAAGCTGGCTGCGTTACCGGGGGTGCGGGCGGTTCGCCGCCCGGTCAGTCCGGGTTCTGACGAGCAGTTCGACCTGTTCTACGTGCGGGCCGGGCGCAAATCGGCGCACCCGGTGGTGATCATCCCGGGCGGCCCCGGCATGGCATCGATCCAGCCGTACCGCTCGCTGCGCAGGCGTGCAACCGCGGCCGGATGCGACGTGATCATGATCGAGCACCGTGGCGTCGGGATGTCGCGGCACACCGATGTGGGTGCAGATCTGCCTCCGGAGGCCATCACCGTCGAGCAGGTGGTCGACGACATCGCGGCGGTCCTGGATGACGCCGGCGCGCACGACGCGGTGCTGTACGGCACCTCGTACGGAAGCTACATCGCCGCTGGTTTCGGGGTGCGCCATCCGGGCCGGGTCTGCGCGATGGTGCTGGATTCGCCACTGCTGTCTACCGCCGATATCGAAGACATGCGCCGCGCAGTTCGCGGGCTGCTGTGGGAGGGGACGGACCCGGAGACCGTGACCCTGGCGCCCAAGGTCCGGCGTCTGGTGGCCGACGGGGCATTGGCCACCAGGGGCGGAGAACTGGCCGGCCTGTTGTACGGGTTCGGCGGCGCTGCCCTGCTGGACCGCCAACTCGAGTTGTTGCTGCGAGGGCGGACGGTGGTCTGGTCCGCACTCAACCGGCTCAGCCGGATGTCGACACGAAAAGCGCCGTACCGCAACGAGGTAGATCTCGTCGGGCGGATCGCCTTCCGCGAGTTGAACTACGCCGGGGTACCCGACGGTCTGCCGCTGGATCCAGCGCTGGAGATGGCCGACATGATCGGCAGTGCGAAGTTCTTCGAACCCTTCGAGGCCGAACCTTTCGACCTGCCGGCCGAGTTACCGAACTTTCGCTGGCCCACCGTGGTGCTGTCCGGTGGCCGCGACCTGACCACGCCGCCGGTCGTTGCCGAGCGGATCGCGGCACTGGTGCCCGAGGCTGTGCTGGTCCGGATGCCGACGGTGGTGCACAGTGTGGTCGATACCAGGGAGCGGGCTGCCTTGGCGGTGATCCGTGCGGTGCGTGACGGTGTGGCCGAGCAACTTTCGGCCACGGCCGCCGAACTGGACGCCCTGCCCGCACGTCCGGTGATCCGGGTGGCGGTGTCGGCCGTCGCGGCGGCCACCATCGTGGAGGCAGCGATGCCCGCCGGCAGAACGCGAGGACGGCCTACTTGA
- a CDS encoding ABC transporter family substrate-binding protein — MNGFKGFKLQRFAIVAAVTTLALAGCSGGDRETPSAGGNAEVGTTNDINPQDVANLRQGGNLRLALTEFPSNFNPLHLDGNTGDVGSLTRPTMPRAFLIAADGSATVNTDYFTNVELTGTNPQVVTYTINPKAVWSDGTPITWEDIKSQTEANSGKNPAFVIAAPSGSERVASVTRGVDDRQAVMTFAKPYADWKGMFAGNGRLLPKSMTATPEAFNKAQLSQPGPSAGPFLVSDIDRGAQRITLSRNPKWWGAPPLLDTITFLVLDDSARIPALQNNTIDATGTASLDELTIARKTAGISIRRAPSASWYHLTFNGAPGSILADPALRGAVAKGIDRQAIANITQRGLTDNPVPLNNHIFVAGQQGYQDNAASVAFDPDKARAELDALGWKVPAGRQFREKDGKELVIRNVFYDAGSTRQVAQIAQNMLGQIGVNLKLDTKPGTGFFTNYIIKGDFDIAQFAFLGDAFPLSSLTQIYAQNGASNFGKIGSPEIDAKIEQTLEELDPSKALALANELDQMLFAEVFSLPLFQSPGNVAVRSSLANFGAPGLADTDYTKVGFLK, encoded by the coding sequence GTGAACGGGTTCAAGGGGTTCAAGCTCCAGCGTTTCGCCATCGTCGCAGCAGTCACCACATTGGCCCTGGCCGGGTGTTCGGGTGGCGACCGGGAAACCCCCTCGGCGGGCGGTAACGCCGAGGTCGGCACCACCAACGACATCAACCCCCAGGACGTGGCAAACCTGCGTCAGGGCGGCAACCTGCGCCTGGCGTTGACCGAGTTCCCGTCGAATTTCAACCCACTGCACCTCGACGGCAACACCGGCGATGTCGGCTCGCTCACCAGACCCACGATGCCCCGCGCCTTCCTGATCGCCGCCGACGGATCGGCGACGGTGAACACCGACTACTTCACCAACGTCGAACTGACCGGCACCAACCCCCAGGTGGTCACCTACACGATCAACCCCAAGGCAGTCTGGTCCGACGGCACTCCGATCACCTGGGAGGACATCAAGTCCCAGACCGAGGCCAACAGTGGGAAGAACCCCGCGTTCGTCATCGCCGCCCCCAGCGGCAGCGAGCGGGTGGCCTCGGTGACCCGCGGTGTGGACGACCGACAGGCCGTGATGACCTTCGCCAAACCGTACGCGGACTGGAAGGGCATGTTCGCCGGCAACGGGCGACTGTTGCCCAAGAGCATGACCGCCACTCCCGAGGCGTTCAACAAGGCCCAACTCAGCCAGCCCGGACCGTCGGCAGGACCGTTCCTGGTATCCGACATCGACCGGGGCGCGCAGCGGATCACGTTGAGCCGCAACCCGAAATGGTGGGGTGCCCCGCCACTGTTGGACACGATCACCTTTCTGGTGCTCGACGACTCCGCACGCATACCGGCACTGCAGAACAATACGATCGACGCCACCGGCACCGCGTCGCTGGACGAACTGACCATTGCGCGTAAGACCGCGGGTATCAGCATCCGGCGGGCACCGTCGGCCAGCTGGTACCACCTGACGTTCAACGGCGCGCCCGGGTCGATCCTGGCCGACCCGGCGCTGCGTGGTGCCGTCGCCAAGGGCATCGACCGGCAGGCCATCGCCAATATCACCCAGCGGGGTCTCACCGACAATCCGGTGCCGCTGAACAATCACATCTTCGTGGCGGGTCAGCAGGGTTACCAGGACAACGCCGCCTCGGTGGCCTTCGACCCCGACAAGGCCAGGGCCGAACTCGACGCGCTGGGTTGGAAAGTGCCTGCGGGACGGCAGTTCCGGGAGAAAGACGGCAAGGAACTCGTCATCCGCAACGTGTTCTACGACGCGGGCAGCACCCGGCAGGTAGCCCAGATCGCGCAGAACATGCTCGGCCAGATCGGGGTGAACCTGAAGCTCGACACCAAGCCGGGCACCGGTTTCTTCACCAACTACATCATCAAGGGTGACTTCGACATTGCCCAGTTCGCGTTCCTCGGCGACGCTTTCCCCCTGAGCTCGTTGACCCAGATCTACGCGCAGAACGGCGCCAGTAACTTCGGCAAGATCGGCAGCCCGGAGATCGACGCCAAGATCGAGCAGACGCTGGAGGAGCTGGACCCGTCCAAGGCGCTGGCTCTGGCCAACGAGCTGGACCAGATGCTGTTCGCCGAGGTGTTCAGCCTCCCCTTGTTCCAGTCGCCTGGAAACGTCGCGGTGCGCAGCAGCCTGGCCAATTTCGGGGCCCCCGGGCTGGCCGATACCGACTACACCAAGGTCGGTTTCCTCAAGTAG
- a CDS encoding dipeptide ABC transporter ATP-binding protein encodes MSRLLEVSDLTVDFPTDTDAVHAVRGLNFHVDAGEVVALVGESGAGKSASAMAVVGLLPEFAEVSGSVQLRGKELIGLSDPELSQVRGNAIGTVFQDPMSALTPVYTVGDQIAEALTVHNRNLGRRAARTRAVELLELVGIAQPEQRARAFPHELSGGERQRVVIAIAIANDPDLLICDEPTTALDVTVQAQILDVLKTARDVTGAGVLIITHDLGVVAEFADRALVMYAGRAVEDAPVARLYEQARMPYTVGLLGSVPRLDAPQGTRLVPIPGAPPSLTTTPQGCPFAPRCPLVIDECKAAEPELVELAPDHHAACIRTEQVAGRSAAEIYQVTDSATATADTPSADTSVVLRVRELSKTYTLTKGVVLRRQVGEVRAVDNVSFDLHSGRTLGIVGESGSGKSTTLHQILNLAAPQSGSIEVLGSDVANLSRRARRALRTDLQVVFQDPVASLDPRLPVSDVLAEPLTANGFDKPRIDERVAELLELVGLRRADASRYPAEFSGGQKQRIGIARALALQPKIIALDEPVSALDVSIQAGIINLLLDLQDRFGLAYLFVSHDLSVVKHLAHDVAVMYRGAVVEQGSGDAVFDAPQHPYTRKLLAAVPQPVTGI; translated from the coding sequence ATGAGTCGACTGCTCGAAGTATCTGACCTCACCGTCGACTTCCCCACCGACACCGACGCGGTACACGCGGTGCGGGGACTCAACTTTCACGTGGATGCCGGCGAGGTGGTCGCGCTCGTCGGCGAATCCGGCGCCGGGAAATCGGCCAGCGCGATGGCCGTGGTCGGCCTGCTGCCCGAGTTCGCCGAGGTTTCCGGATCGGTGCAGTTGCGCGGCAAGGAACTGATCGGGCTGTCGGACCCGGAGCTCTCGCAAGTCCGGGGCAACGCCATCGGCACGGTGTTCCAGGACCCGATGTCCGCACTGACGCCCGTCTACACCGTCGGCGACCAGATCGCCGAGGCCCTCACGGTGCACAACCGCAACCTGGGCCGGCGCGCGGCCCGGACCCGCGCCGTGGAACTGCTTGAGCTGGTGGGTATCGCCCAGCCGGAACAGCGGGCCCGCGCCTTCCCACACGAACTGTCCGGCGGCGAACGCCAACGTGTGGTGATCGCCATCGCCATCGCCAATGACCCCGATCTGCTGATCTGCGACGAACCCACCACGGCCCTGGACGTCACGGTGCAGGCCCAGATCCTCGATGTGCTCAAGACCGCGCGTGACGTCACCGGCGCCGGGGTGCTCATCATCACCCACGACCTCGGCGTGGTGGCCGAGTTCGCCGACCGGGCCCTGGTGATGTACGCCGGACGAGCCGTCGAGGACGCACCGGTGGCCCGGCTCTACGAGCAGGCCCGGATGCCCTACACCGTCGGACTGCTCGGCTCGGTGCCACGGCTGGACGCCCCACAGGGCACCCGGCTGGTGCCGATCCCCGGTGCCCCGCCCTCGCTCACCACCACGCCGCAGGGCTGCCCATTCGCCCCGCGCTGCCCGCTGGTGATCGACGAATGTAAGGCCGCCGAGCCAGAACTCGTCGAGTTGGCGCCGGACCACCACGCCGCCTGCATCCGCACCGAGCAGGTCGCCGGGCGCAGCGCCGCCGAGATCTACCAGGTGACCGACTCGGCCACCGCCACTGCTGACACCCCGTCCGCCGACACTTCGGTGGTGCTGCGGGTGCGCGAGCTGTCCAAGACCTACACCTTGACCAAGGGCGTGGTGTTGCGCAGGCAGGTCGGCGAGGTCCGCGCGGTCGACAACGTCAGCTTCGACCTGCACAGTGGCCGCACCCTCGGCATCGTCGGCGAGTCCGGATCCGGCAAGTCCACCACCCTGCACCAGATCCTGAATCTGGCTGCACCGCAATCGGGTTCGATCGAAGTTCTCGGCTCCGACGTGGCCAACCTGAGCCGCAGAGCGCGCCGGGCACTGCGCACCGACCTCCAGGTGGTGTTCCAGGACCCGGTTGCCTCGCTGGACCCCCGGCTGCCGGTGTCGGATGTGTTGGCCGAACCGTTGACCGCCAACGGTTTCGACAAGCCACGGATCGACGAGCGGGTGGCCGAGCTACTCGAATTGGTGGGCCTGCGGCGCGCGGACGCGAGCCGCTACCCAGCCGAATTCTCCGGCGGTCAGAAGCAGCGCATCGGGATCGCCCGCGCCCTGGCCCTGCAGCCCAAGATCATCGCGCTCGACGAACCGGTCTCCGCGCTCGACGTCTCCATCCAGGCCGGGATCATCAACCTCCTGCTCGACCTGCAGGACCGATTCGGGCTGGCCTATCTGTTCGTGTCACACGACTTGTCGGTGGTCAAGCACCTGGCCCATGACGTCGCGGTGATGTATCGGGGCGCGGTCGTCGAACAGGGTTCCGGCGATGCCGTGTTCGACGCCCCGCAGCACCCGTACACCCGCAAGTTGCTGGCGGCGGTGCCGCAACCCGTCACAGGCATCTAG
- a CDS encoding ABC transporter permease, which yields MTSDATASEATAARSGLHTEEFATRRTLVFRRFLRNWPAVVSLALLVVMFVACYALPSVLPYNYSDLDYYALQEPPSIDHWFGTNALGQDIFAQTLRGMQKSMLIGVCVAFISTVIAATVGSVAGYFGGWRDRTLMWIVDVLLVVPSFILIAIVTPRLSQSDRVFWLIVLLSAFSWMISSRIVRGMTLSLREREFVLAARYMGVSSGRIIVRHILPNVASILIIDTALNVGVAILAETGLSYLGFGIQAPDVSLGTLIADGTKSATTFPWVFLFPAGVLVLIILCANLVGDGLRDALDPGSGGLRRRRGKARR from the coding sequence ATGACGTCGGACGCCACTGCCTCAGAGGCCACCGCAGCCCGTTCGGGTCTGCACACCGAGGAATTCGCCACTCGGCGCACCCTGGTGTTCCGCCGGTTCCTGCGCAACTGGCCCGCCGTGGTGTCGCTGGCACTTCTGGTGGTCATGTTCGTGGCCTGTTACGCATTGCCGTCGGTACTGCCCTACAACTACTCGGACCTGGACTATTACGCGCTGCAGGAGCCGCCGTCGATCGACCACTGGTTCGGCACCAACGCACTGGGACAGGACATTTTCGCCCAGACCCTGCGCGGCATGCAGAAATCCATGTTGATCGGCGTGTGCGTGGCGTTCATCTCGACCGTCATCGCCGCCACTGTCGGCTCGGTCGCCGGCTACTTCGGCGGCTGGCGCGACCGCACGCTGATGTGGATCGTCGACGTGCTGCTGGTGGTACCGAGCTTCATCCTGATCGCCATCGTCACCCCGCGGTTGAGTCAGTCGGACCGGGTGTTCTGGCTGATCGTGCTGCTCTCGGCGTTCAGCTGGATGATCAGCTCACGCATTGTGCGCGGAATGACCCTGAGCCTGCGGGAACGCGAATTCGTTTTGGCCGCAAGATATATGGGGGTCAGCAGCGGACGCATCATCGTGCGCCACATCCTCCCCAACGTCGCGTCCATCCTGATCATCGACACCGCCCTCAACGTCGGTGTGGCGATCCTGGCCGAAACCGGTTTGAGCTACCTGGGATTCGGCATCCAGGCACCCGACGTCTCGCTGGGCACACTGATCGCCGACGGCACCAAGTCCGCCACGACGTTTCCCTGGGTGTTTCTGTTCCCGGCCGGGGTGCTGGTGCTGATCATCCTGTGCGCGAACCTGGTCGGCGACGGTCTGCGTGACGCTCTCGACCCGGGTAGCGGCGGGCTGCGGCGGCGTCGCGGGAAGGCGCGCCGATGA